One part of the Odontesthes bonariensis isolate fOdoBon6 chromosome 13, fOdoBon6.hap1, whole genome shotgun sequence genome encodes these proteins:
- the polr2g gene encoding DNA-directed RNA polymerase II subunit RPB7 codes for MFYHISLEHEILLHPRYFGPNLLNTVKQKLFTEVEGTCTGKYGFVIAVTTIDNIGAGVIQPGRGFVLYPVKYKAIVFRPFKGEVVDAVVTQVNKVGLFTEIGPMSCFISRHSIPSEMEFDPNSNPPCYKTVDEDIVIQQDDEIRLKIVGTRVDKNDIFAIGSLMDDYLGLVS; via the exons ATGTTTTATCAC ATTTCTTTGGAACATGAAATCTTACTACATCCGAGGTATTTTGGTCCCAATTTACTCAACACTGTGAAACAGAAGCTCTTCACAGAAGTGGAGGGTACCtgtactggcaa gTATGGCTTTGTCATTGCAGTCACCACTATTGACAACATCGGGGCAGGTGTGATTCAGCCAGGCAGAGGTTTTGTCCTCTATCCAGTCAAGTACAAGGCCATTGTGTTCCGCCCGTTTAAAGGAGAAGTGGTAGATGCTGTTGTCACGCAGGTTAACAAG GTTGGATTGTTCACAGAAATAGGTCCCATGTCCTGCTTCATCTCTCGCCAT TCCATCCCCTCGGAAATGGAGTTTGACCCCAATTCTAATCCGCCTTGCTATAAGACGGTTGATGAG GACATTGTAATCCAGCAAGATGACGAGATCCGGCTAAAGATTGTAGGAACAAGAGTGGACAAGAATGACAtc TTTGCCATTGGATCTCTGATGGACGATTATCTTG GTCTTGTGAGCTGA
- the LOC142397805 gene encoding uncharacterized protein LOC142397805 has translation MARNLVSKLFGPPAFSQLASLRPGHFFRGKAAVAAMTGTRKSSSEPPPEKIGRYPVPYKKDLPYDIVELMEEVQSKGGFLPNVFKVLSHRPAEFRAFFAYYNELMNKETGRLTKADRELIVVATSIHNRCLYCVVSHSALHRIYSKNPTLSDQVTVNYENAELAPRERAMLDFAMAVCRCDTITEQHFQPLEKVGFDREDAWDIAAIAAFFAMSNRLAHLTDMRPNLEFFNMGRVLRDKSKDKAGDGK, from the exons ATGGCGAGGAATCTTGTCTCGAAGTTGTTCGGTCCTCCTGCGTTTTCACAACTT GCGTCTCTCCGGCCGGGCCACTTTTTTCGAGGAAAGGCGGCTGTAGCGGCGATGACAGGCACCAGAAAGTCCTCCAGCGAGCCTCCTCCGGAGAAAATCGGTCGCTATCCTGTTCCCTACAAGAAGGACTTGCCCTACGATATAGTGGAGCTTATGGAGGAAGTGCAGTCAAAg GGAGGCTTTTTGCCCAATGTCTTCAAAGTCCTCTCTCATAGACCTGCAGAGTTCAGAGCCTTCTTTGCATACTACAATGAACTCATGAACAAGGAGacag GCAGGTTAACCAAGGCAGACCGTGAGCTGATAGTGGTGGCAACCAGTATTCACAACAGGTGTCTTTACTGCGTGGTGTCTCACAGTGCACTGCACCGCATCTACTCAAAGAATCCCACTCTTTCTGATCAG GTCACTGTTAACTATGAGAATGCGGAGCTCGCGCCCCGGGAGCGAGCCATGCTGGACTTTGCGATGGCTGTGTGCCGCTGCGACAccatcacagagcagcattttcAGCCTCTGGAGAAAGTTGGCTTTGACCGCGAGGACGCCTGGGACATTGCGGCCATCGCTGCTTTCTTTGCAATGTCCAACCGACTCGCCCACCTCACCGACATGAGGCCAAACCTGGAGTTTTTCAATATGGGCCGCGTGCTTCGGGATAAAAGCAAGGACAAGGCAGGAGATGGCAAGTGA
- the eef1g gene encoding elongation factor 1-gamma encodes MAAGTLYSYPENWRAFKAQIAAQYSGARLKVANNPPAFTFGQTNRTPAFLNNFPLGKVPAYQGDDGFCLFESNAIAHYLSNDALRGATPQAAAQVLQWVSFADSEIIPPASAWVFPTLGIMQFNKQATEQAKEDVKKVLTVLNQHLNTRTFLVGERISLADVTVACSMLWLYKQVLEPSFRQPYPNVTRWFVTCVNQPQFKAVLGEVRLCEKMAQFDAKRFAEMQPRKEAPAKKEKGGKEAGKPQEKKEKKKEEKKPAPEEEMDDCDAALAAEPKAKDPYAHLPKSAFIMDEFKRKYSNEDTLTVAIPHFWEHFDREGYSIWYSQYKYPEELTLTFKSCNLITGMFQRLDKLRKNAFASVILFGTNNDSSISGIWIFRGQDLAFTLSADWQIDYESYDWRKLDPNSEECKTMVKEYFAWEGDFKHVGKAFNQGKVFK; translated from the exons ATGGCGGCAGGG ACTCTGTACTCATACCCAGAGAACTGGCGGGCCTTCAAGGCCCAGATTGCAGCCCAGTACAGTGGTGCCCGCCTCAAAGTCGCCAACAACCCCCCTGCCTTCACCTTCGGGCAGACGAACCGCACTCCTGCCTTCCTCAATAACTTCCCTCTGGGCAAG GTACCGGCCTACCAGGGAGATGACGGCTTCTGTCTGTTTGAGAGTAATGCCATTGCTCACTATT TGAGCAATGATGCCCTGCGTGGTGCCACTCCTCAAGCAGCAGCCCAGGTGCTGCAGTGGGTGAGCTTCGCTGACTCTGAGATCATCCCTCCAGCCAGCGCGTGGGTCTTCCCCACTCTGGGAATCATGCAGTTCAACAAGCAG GCTACAGAGCAGGCCAAGGAGGATGTGAAGaaggtcctcacagtgctgaaCCAACACCTGAACACCCGCACCTTCCTTGTTGGGGAGAGGATCAGCCTCGCTGACGTTACCGTGGCCTGCTCCATGCTCTGGCTCTACAAACAG GTCCTGGAACCTTCCTTCCGTCAGCCTTATCCCAATGTGACCCGCTGGTTCGTCACCTGTGTCAACCAGCCTCAGTTCAAGGCTGTTCTGGGAGAGGTCAGGCTCTGTGAAAAGATGGCCCAGTTCGATG CCAAGAGGTTTGCTGAGATGCAGCCCAGGAAGGAGGCCCCTGCCAAGAAGGAGAAGGGAGGGAAAGAGGCAGGCAAGCCCCAGgagaagaaggaaaagaaaaaggaggagaagaagcCTGCTCCAGAAGAGGAAATGGATGACTGCGATGCCGCTTTGGCCGCAGAACCCAAAGCCAAGGACCCCTATGCACACCTGCCAAAGAG CGCATTCATCATGGACGAGTTCAAGAGGAAGTATTCCAACGAGGACACCCTGACAGTCGCCATTCCCCATTTCTGGGAGCACTTTGACCGCGAGGGCTACTCCATCTGGTATAGTCAGTACAAATACCCAGAGGAGCTCACGCTGACCTTCAAGAGCTGCAATCTCATCACAG GTATGTTCCAGCGCCTGGACAAGCTGAGAAAGAACGCCTTTGCCAGCGTCATCTTGTTTGGCACCAACAATGACAGCAGCATCTCTGGCATCTGGATCTTCCGAGGCCAGGACCTGGCCTTCACT CTCTCTGCTGACTGGCAGATTGACTACGAATCATACGACTGGCGCAAGCTGGACCCGAACAGCGAGGAGTGCAAGACCATGGTAAAGGAGTACTTTGCATGGGAAGGAGACTTCAAGCACGTCGGTAAAGCTTTCAACCAGGGCAAGGTCTTCAAGTGA